TCTCAATATCGGCCAATCGGACCTCATGAACCGGTTGGTGTTTATCCTAGGGGGGCGGGCGGCCGAGAAAATCATTTATAACGAGTTTAGCGCGGGAGCTGAAAACGACCTGATGCAAGGGACCAAACTTGCCCGCCGCATGGTCGCCCACTGGGGCATGAGCGAACGGGTCGGGCCGGTGGCCTTTCGCACTAGCGAAGAGCATCCTTTTTTGGGTAAGGAAATCGTGGAACAGCGGGAATTTAGCGATCACACGGCTCAACTGATCGATGAGGAAGTCTCGCGCATCCTGCACGAGGCGGACAACCGCGCCCGCCAAATGCTCAGCATGCACAGGGATAAACTGGAAACACTGACCCGCGAACTGGAAAAACGAGAGGTCCTGGACGATGTAGAGATCGCGGCCCTTATTGGTCCCTCGGCCAATGCCAAAGCCGCCAGCCAAAATGGCCAGGCCGATCCCCTGGGCGAACTTCCGCCGATTCCGGTTACGGTGGTCACGGGAGGAAACTAAATATAGCGGCGAACAGCCCTCGTTTCCCATTTTGTCCCGGTAATCTTTACTCGCGCAGACCGGCATCTTGCCAGTCATCATTTCTCCGGCTAGGCTAAAGAGGCATTCGCCGTCACCAGCAAATTTTTGGGGCGGCGAGGATGTTGGATTTTCTTACTCTTTACACATTGAGGAGTTGTTGATGCGCGCCCCGCTTCGTGTTGGTATCATTGGTTGCGGCTGTGTGGCCGTGATTGCGGCAATTCTTCGCTTTAGTGGAGCATCCCTGGCAATGGCAGATGAAAAAACCGCGCCCGCGGGAAAGCCGCTGGCCCACATGGTCTATTTTACCCTGGCCGAATCCACCCCCGCCAACCGCGATCAACTGGTGGCAAATTGCAAAAAATACCTGGATCAGCATGAAGGAGTGGTGTACTTTAGCGTGGGGACGTTGTCCGATTACAAACGCGAAGTGAATGACCGCGAATATGATGTCGCGTTGCATCTGGTATTTAAAGACAATGCGGCGCACGATGTGTACCAGGACCATCCCCGCCACCAAGAATTCATTACCAACAGCAAAAACCTGTGGAAAAAAGTGCGGGTGTTCGATTCGGTGCTGCAGTAATTTTCAAGTGGGGATTTTGCCGCCAGCGGCAAATGATTAAAAACTCAAACCAGCCTGGGGTGATCCCAGGCTGGTTTTTTTATTGCCCGCGGTTTGCCCGGCAATCTGGTAAATGTCATATCGACATGGTTACCTAAGCGGGATTTATCGCCCGCGCAAGGGGATCGTTACCGAAAATCCCCCCCGTTGCAGGGTGAGTCCCCCCTGTGGACCGCCATCAGGGTTGTATCCCCCGAAACCCCAAGCTGGGGCGGGCTCGTTGAATTGGCGGCCAAAACCGCTTGCTCCAGGGGTAAAAGTGACGTGCCCGTCTGTCCATTGCCCATGCCCATCTTGCCAGTGATCGAGGCGTGGTTGCCCAAAATTCCCCGGCGGTTCAAAATCCCGCGCGGGGGGATAACCGGTTGTCCAAGGGGGGGCGACCGGGGGAAAATGTCCCACGCCGGGTCCCGCGTGGCGGCGTTCCGCCCGTTGCCAATTTCTTTCCGCCAACCGGTGCTGCTGCTCGATGGCCAAGCCCTGCTGGACCAGCACAAAGGCTGATTGCAGTTCCCCGCGATTCCCCGTGGCACAGAATGCCTGGATACTTTCCACGGCCCCATGCAAAGCGGATGCGGCCCGGGGATCACAAACATGCCGCAGCGCCACGCGCAGCTCTGCCCGCGCGGCACGCACATGCCCCTCGCTGGCTAAAGGATGATTTGCGGCCCGATTAATGGCATACAACGCGGCGATCATCGGTTCTTCGCCGGCAAAATGCACGCGTTGGCCGCGATAGTGAAAGTTTTGGGCGGTGGCTGGCACCGGAGCCATCGTAAAAATTAGCAATAGACATCCAGCAAACCAAGGAATTTGACGGCGGAAATAGCGTAGCATTGATCAAGCTCCCCATGGGCAAGGGCGAGTTGCCCACAATCAATCCGGGGCCGGCTAACTGGAAGAGGGGGTCCAGACACTTCTACAATTGGCCACAAACCCGCGGCTATTTTTGAAAGCGATAGCCGTCATGCCGGGGGGACAGGGATTCCTAACGGTCGATCGTATGAATAACAGGGTTTATCCGCCACTGCGTTAAAATCGGTATTTCTGGAAGCCTGACAAAACAAAAAAAGAGGTCCACCACAAGGGAGGACCTCTTTTGTTGGGACAAATCAAACTTCCAGGTTCTTTGCGGATGGCTAGCCACCCGCAAAGTCCTGGATCATTTTGATGATACTACTTTTGGCGGCGACGCAGACCCATCACGCCCAAGCCGATCGCGGCCAGCGAACCGAGGACCCAGGTGCTGGGTTCGGGAATCGCGGTGACAACCGGATTGCTCAGCGGATTGCCGACACCGGATCCAAAGAACGAGTCGATGGGCAGGTAGTCAGCAGAGGTCACCACACCGTCGAAGTCACCGTCACCCAGGGTCCAGCCGCTGGTCAACCCGGCGGAAGTGGCACCTTGGTTGGAGTCAACCACGACGTAGTCCGAACCGTCAACCTTGCCGTCCAGGTTATAGTCACCCGGATAGGTAAAGCGGACGATCACTTGGTTAAATCCGGTCCCCATACCCGAGTCACCCAGGGTGAGGTCGTAGAACGGATTGCCAACATCGCCGAATTGGCTGTTGAGGTTGTCCACGGGGATGATGACGCGGGTACCGCTGGAGTTATCCACCGCGGTGCTGCCGATCATCGGGACGCCGTTACCAGGAGCCGAGCCGAAGCTGTAGTAGTTATCCACCAGGGCAGTAACCGCGGCAATCGGATTCGGGCTGTTAACGGAATCGTTATGGTACAACACCAAGTCATTGTCGTTCAAATCCAGGTAGGATTCGTTCCCCATGACCAGGCCCGCGGCATCAGCGGCGGTGTTATTAATCACCACCAAGCCAGCGGAACCACCATCATTCGTAGCGACATTCACCCGGGTAAAGTTGGTCGCGTTACCGGCTGCCAACGACAGCTTATTAACGCGCAACCCATCGACATTAAAGGTCTGTTGGGCCGCAACATTCACCGTACCGGCGGCGGTGCCAAATCCGGCACCCGTACCGACCACGCGGCCAGCGGTGTCGTTATGGTTGACGTTCAGCACGCCGCTGCTGGTCATGACAACCTTGGACTTGTTGGCGCCAGCCGACAAGACCGTTTGGCTACCAGCGACATTCAGCGTACCACCCACATTCACCGTGGTGCCGGTCCCGATGGAACGGGCGTCGGCAGCATTGATGGTGATGTTGGTGGTGCCGCCGTTAAAGCTGGCGGTGGCATTATTACCCAGGCTGTAATTCCCGGTAAAGGTGCCATTCCCCAAGGACTGGGCTCCAATGCTGAGCGTGCCAGCACCAGACTTGGTAAAGGAAGACCCGTCGGCCACACTCACAACAGCGGTGTTATAAGCACCAGCATTGTTGAGCGTGCCACCGGTGCCAGTCGCATTGATCGCCCGGCTGTTGCTCGCGCCGGTGGTCCCCAACGTGCCAGCGCCACTCAGATTGACGTTCCACATGTTGGTGATGGCGTTGACATTGCCGGTTGCCCCATTGCTGACATTCACGTTACCCAGATTGGCGGGATCAGTGACATAACGGAACTGGATTTGGTTGCCATTTTGGCTGAATCCATGCACCGGACGGACATACTGCGATTGGGTACCGCTGTTATTGCCGTTCTGGAATGGATCATCCATGTTGGTAGACAAATCGTCAAACCCGTCGCTGCCGTCCAGATCGATACCGAAGCCGGGAGCGAGGTCTCCACCCGGATTGTTGGACCAACCAGAGTTATTGGAAGGACCAGCGCCGCCGCCACCTTCATGGAAGCGAACTTCGATGTCGGTCCAACCGACCGGCAGGATGATTTCACCGGTCGAACCGTTGTCATCCCACTGGGTGTTGCGATAGCGATCAACACCACCCAGACGAATGTAGACATCGTCGTCAAAGTTCTCGCCAAAGGCAACCGATCCCAAACCGTCCGAAGTCGTCAGGTTGGTCGAATTCGGATTGAGGTTGATATCGGCGGCGTTGTCCGGGATAAAGATCTGACCCTTGTAACCCACCAGTTGATTATCGCGCCAGAAACCAGCGATAAATTCGGCTTGGGTGACGGTTCCACCCTCGCCACTGCCGTATTCATTGCCGTAACGCATCCGTTCATTCCGGAAGCTGCCGGTGAGCGGCGTGGTGGTGTCAAAGCCACCCAAGAGCAACGCTTCGAGTAGCACGCCGTTTTCCACCGTTGGCGCGGTGGGTTGATTAAACACCGCGCTCGGCAGGTTGGTCGTTCCGCTGCTAAAGTTCAAGTTACCCTGAAGAGTACCGCCAGTCATGGTCGCACCGGTGCCGGTGTTGCCGGTTCCCGGATTGAAGTTCAACGTGGCGCCTTGCTGCACATTGGCGCTGGCAGCGCCCGAGAACATGACGCCATTGTTGGTCAATGACACCGTGGTGGCATTCGCGGAGTTATCACCCGACGGACGGAGGGTACCAGATCCAGCCACAGTACCAGTAATGGTATAAGTGGTGGGGTTGACCTCGTTGATGTTGTTGGGGGATTCAAACGCCAGCGTTGTCCCAGCGGCGATGTTGGCGTTAACCACGGTGGTTTCGTTGGCAACGGTTGGA
Above is a window of Pirellulales bacterium DNA encoding:
- a CDS encoding Dabb family protein, whose protein sequence is MRAPLRVGIIGCGCVAVIAAILRFSGASLAMADEKTAPAGKPLAHMVYFTLAESTPANRDQLVANCKKYLDQHEGVVYFSVGTLSDYKREVNDREYDVALHLVFKDNAAHDVYQDHPRHQEFITNSKNLWKKVRVFDSVLQ